One Brevibacterium spongiae DNA segment encodes these proteins:
- a CDS encoding ferritin-like fold-containing protein, translating into MPDSVPLAGNDAATLALLAFGELTGFERMAINATTAADLDDKVTLARLASQSFANFEQLSQHIDQMGQDAIELCQHFEPTFNTLAERTRPRDWYESLMKGFVFDGIMNDFYRTAVDELAEPGYSLAIAILDDTRASDYARNRLTSEVSVDTQLASRLALWGRKLVAETLGRARSLLTDPFLGLDEDVVVDLIPAVTSNHSKRMSALGLVA; encoded by the coding sequence ATGCCCGATTCTGTCCCATTGGCCGGTAATGATGCTGCGACGCTCGCTCTTCTTGCGTTCGGCGAGCTGACCGGTTTCGAACGTATGGCCATCAACGCGACGACCGCAGCCGATCTGGATGACAAGGTCACCCTGGCGCGGTTGGCCTCTCAGTCCTTCGCGAACTTCGAACAGCTCTCACAGCACATCGATCAGATGGGCCAGGATGCGATCGAGCTCTGTCAGCACTTCGAGCCGACCTTCAACACACTGGCTGAAAGGACTCGTCCTCGCGACTGGTACGAAAGCCTCATGAAGGGATTCGTCTTCGACGGAATCATGAACGATTTCTACCGCACGGCGGTGGACGAACTCGCGGAGCCCGGATACAGCCTGGCTATTGCAATTCTCGATGATACACGGGCCAGCGATTATGCGCGCAATCGACTGACATCCGAGGTGTCCGTCGACACACAGCTGGCATCGCGTCTGGCGCTGTGGGGACGCAAGCTCGTCGCCGAGACCTTGGGGCGGGCACGCAGTCTGCTCACCGACCCGTTCCTCGGCCTCGACGAAGACGTCGTCGTCGATCTGATCCCTGCGGTGACCTCGAATCACTCGAAGCGGATGTCGGCTCTCGGCCTCGTCGCGTGA
- a CDS encoding P1 family peptidase, which produces MTDAGESTGRGLSGPRLIRGRGILEVPGIRLGHASGFSRTRLTGLSVVVPPTGSSVGVDVRGGGPATRETDVIAPGTHSYGADAIVLTGGSAFGLGAVSGVVDALAEAGLGFPAPGLSDTVIPIVPAAAIYDLGRGDGNAAPPTPDEGAEAARAALTEATTGVRGSIGVGTGARSGFQSLRSGLGSCAIRLPDGVTVAALVAANSLGTIGTPAGGLWLDPLLRSYSLDLPPVNGLPSAPVPDAQTAAKNTTIAIVATDARLAPAQVTRMASGAHAGIARAVQPSHTLYDGDTVFGIATGSHELPADYDAATRELVSITAAAADALSLAILDAHASAAPADDAWRQPPTLGDLAPDFTAAFTSL; this is translated from the coding sequence ATGACCGACGCGGGAGAATCCACCGGACGGGGGCTCAGCGGCCCGCGGCTGATCCGCGGGCGGGGGATCCTCGAGGTGCCCGGAATCCGGCTGGGCCACGCGAGCGGATTCTCCCGCACACGGCTGACCGGGCTCAGCGTCGTGGTGCCCCCGACAGGGTCCTCCGTCGGCGTCGACGTTCGCGGGGGTGGGCCGGCCACCCGTGAGACCGATGTCATCGCCCCCGGCACGCATTCCTATGGTGCCGATGCCATCGTCCTCACCGGCGGTTCCGCGTTCGGTCTTGGTGCCGTCAGCGGAGTCGTCGACGCGCTCGCCGAGGCGGGACTCGGCTTCCCCGCTCCCGGACTGTCGGATACCGTCATTCCCATCGTCCCCGCGGCCGCGATCTATGATCTCGGCCGCGGGGACGGAAACGCTGCCCCGCCGACACCGGATGAGGGTGCGGAGGCCGCACGTGCCGCGCTGACGGAGGCGACGACCGGGGTCAGGGGCAGCATCGGTGTTGGAACCGGTGCGCGTTCGGGGTTCCAGAGTCTGCGCAGCGGACTCGGATCCTGCGCGATCCGACTGCCCGACGGCGTCACTGTCGCAGCGCTCGTGGCTGCGAACTCGCTGGGCACGATCGGCACTCCCGCCGGCGGACTGTGGTTGGATCCGCTGCTGCGGTCATACTCGCTCGACCTTCCGCCCGTGAACGGCCTTCCCTCGGCTCCCGTGCCCGATGCGCAGACGGCCGCGAAGAATACGACGATTGCGATCGTCGCCACCGATGCTCGCCTCGCTCCAGCCCAGGTGACGCGGATGGCGTCGGGCGCTCATGCCGGCATCGCCCGTGCCGTGCAGCCCTCACACACCCTCTATGACGGTGACACGGTCTTCGGCATCGCCACCGGATCGCACGAGCTGCCTGCCGACTACGACGCAGCCACCCGCGAACTCGTGTCGATCACTGCGGCCGCGGCCGATGCTCTGAGCCTGGCGATCCTCGATGCCCATGCTTCCGCGGCACCAGCGGACGACGCATGGCGGCAGCCGCCGACGCTGGGCGATCTCGCACCGGATTTCACCGCCGCGTTCACATCGCTCTGA
- a CDS encoding aminopeptidase P family protein yields MTEQNSDSSDTTQALSDRVNNRSHRPNSQAFRDFVASGWDRTPLDAEALTAAGFTPARRAQVSAAFPGERLVIPAGGLKVRSNDTDYRFRAHSAFIHLTGLEADSEPDAVLVFEPEDDGHDVTLYFRPRAGSDTEEFFSDSRYGEYWVGPRADLEAMSTMTGIAAANSAVVDDVITKDLGAISVRLVRQADTRIDGVVDLARTQVQADLETSEAGDAELAQMLSELRLIKDDHEIAALREAVAITRAGFDNVVASLPTALGHRRGERIIETAFETAARSDGNGVGYDTIAASGNNACTLHWIRNDGQVRDGDLVLVDAGAEADSLYTADITRTLPVSGTFTEVQAKIYDAVLAASDAAFAVAADHANRPVRFREVHEAAMEVIAERLEQFGVLPVSAAESLSPEGQHHRRWMVHGTSHHLGLDVHDCAQARAEMYLDATLEPGMVFTIEPGLYFKADDLLLPEEFRGIGVRIEDDVLVTDAGVENLSADFPRTRAEVEAWVQGR; encoded by the coding sequence ATGACAGAGCAGAATTCAGATTCTTCAGACACGACTCAGGCCCTTTCCGACCGCGTCAACAACCGCTCGCATCGACCCAACTCTCAGGCCTTCCGCGATTTCGTCGCCTCCGGTTGGGACCGCACTCCACTCGACGCCGAAGCTCTGACCGCGGCCGGCTTCACCCCGGCGCGTCGGGCGCAGGTCTCCGCGGCGTTCCCCGGTGAGCGCCTCGTCATTCCCGCCGGCGGTCTCAAGGTCCGTTCGAACGACACCGACTACCGCTTCCGCGCACATTCGGCGTTCATCCACCTCACGGGTCTCGAAGCCGATTCCGAACCCGATGCCGTGCTAGTCTTCGAACCCGAGGACGACGGCCACGATGTGACCCTGTACTTCCGCCCCCGCGCCGGATCCGACACGGAGGAGTTCTTCTCCGACTCCCGCTACGGCGAATACTGGGTCGGCCCCCGGGCGGACCTCGAGGCCATGTCGACGATGACCGGAATCGCCGCGGCGAACTCCGCCGTCGTCGATGACGTCATCACGAAGGACCTCGGTGCCATCTCCGTGCGCCTCGTGCGCCAGGCCGACACTCGCATCGACGGTGTCGTCGACCTCGCCCGCACTCAGGTCCAGGCTGATCTCGAGACATCCGAGGCAGGCGATGCCGAACTCGCTCAGATGCTGTCCGAACTGCGCCTGATCAAGGATGACCATGAGATCGCGGCCCTGCGTGAGGCCGTCGCGATCACTCGTGCCGGCTTCGACAACGTCGTCGCCTCTCTGCCGACGGCTCTGGGCCACCGTCGTGGTGAGCGCATCATCGAAACCGCCTTCGAGACCGCTGCCCGCTCCGACGGAAACGGCGTCGGCTATGACACGATCGCTGCCTCGGGCAACAACGCCTGCACCCTGCACTGGATCCGCAATGACGGTCAGGTCAGGGACGGAGATCTCGTCCTCGTCGACGCCGGTGCCGAGGCCGATTCCCTCTACACTGCGGACATCACCCGCACCCTTCCCGTTTCGGGCACCTTCACCGAGGTGCAGGCGAAGATCTACGACGCCGTGCTCGCGGCCTCCGACGCAGCGTTCGCCGTCGCCGCCGACCATGCGAACCGGCCGGTGAGGTTCCGTGAGGTCCACGAGGCGGCCATGGAGGTCATCGCCGAACGTCTCGAGCAGTTCGGCGTCCTGCCGGTCTCCGCCGCCGAATCACTCTCCCCCGAAGGTCAGCATCACCGTCGCTGGATGGTCCACGGCACCAGCCACCACCTCGGCCTCGACGTCCACGACTGTGCTCAGGCACGGGCGGAGATGTATCTCGATGCGACCCTCGAACCGGGAATGGTCTTCACGATCGAACCGGGCCTGTATTTCAAGGCCGACGACCTGCTCCTGCCCGAGGAGTTCCGCGGCATCGGTGTGCGCATCGAGGATGACGTCCTCGTCACCGACGCGGGCGTGGAGAATCTCTCCGCCGACTTCCCCCGCACTCGCGCCGAGGTCGAGGCCTGGGTCCAGGGACGATGA
- a CDS encoding DUF3107 domain-containing protein, with protein MEIKIGVKQTQREITLETDEDSKTLAARVEEKIQSEGLLTFTDTKGRQIFVPSASLGYIELGTETTRRVGFSA; from the coding sequence ATGGAAATCAAGATCGGCGTCAAGCAGACACAGCGTGAGATCACCCTCGAAACCGATGAGGATTCGAAGACACTCGCCGCCCGCGTCGAGGAGAAGATCCAGTCCGAGGGGCTGCTGACGTTCACGGACACGAAGGGCCGTCAGATCTTTGTTCCCTCGGCGTCGCTCGGCTACATCGAACTCGGTACGGAAACCACGCGTCGCGTCGGCTTCAGCGCCTGA
- a CDS encoding TetR/AcrR family transcriptional regulator, whose product MSSPQQRLPRDQRRNQLVAVARSVFATRGYRTTSMDMIAEAAGVSKPVLYQHFDSKQDLYLALIDSSAAHLDSRLAEALESTDDPEEQIRATYRAYFDFVVSHREEFVIIFNSDVYETKAEQRLRALRESAASRVVAALQNYARLSDDEARLLCRALIGTAEVVVKQLDSQHGVDVDSAVSLLTQMSWGGLKSFGER is encoded by the coding sequence ATGTCGAGTCCACAACAGAGATTGCCCCGTGATCAACGACGCAACCAACTGGTAGCCGTCGCGCGCTCCGTCTTCGCCACCCGTGGATACCGAACGACTTCGATGGACATGATCGCCGAGGCCGCCGGCGTGTCCAAACCCGTGCTCTACCAGCACTTCGATTCGAAGCAGGACCTCTACCTCGCGCTCATCGATTCATCTGCCGCGCATCTGGACTCACGACTCGCGGAGGCATTGGAATCGACAGACGATCCCGAAGAGCAGATCCGCGCGACCTACCGCGCCTACTTCGACTTCGTGGTGTCTCATCGCGAAGAGTTCGTCATCATCTTCAATTCGGATGTCTATGAGACCAAGGCTGAGCAGAGACTCCGCGCTCTGCGGGAGAGCGCCGCTTCACGCGTCGTCGCGGCTCTGCAGAACTACGCCCGACTCAGCGACGACGAGGCCCGCCTCCTGTGCCGGGCGCTCATCGGCACGGCCGAGGTCGTCGTCAAACAGCTCGACTCCCAGCACGGCGTCGATGTCGATTCGGCCGTCTCGCTGCTCACGCAGATGAGCTGGGGCGGGCTGAAGTCCTTCGGCGAACGCTGA
- a CDS encoding acyltransferase, with translation MTNESDSLFGSRRMAAQAPTASAPVPDLARNGDLTPNGQSSVSDSADQGSTTETASVRTMSGSSPGTRPRRAHRHDVDVMRVLAGLTVMVGHSGGVLIGCSEEGSDAWWLGHLAEAVNPWAVPMFFMIAGWAVLAGAPPRTEAKMWDRIIRHLVPLAAWSVIFVLGFNLFDTDEVNVRHDLARSFLEAGRPAFHLWYLYAYIPFILVFGTLVLFWKNQRPWKLAALALLLAGSTVWAPFLLGLIGSEQDAWKWGFATYQVAYFVIGAFIIHHAEELRPPIWSLCLLFAASALGVLWWESQKSYPIENANPLIVGLAVSVILLVSRLRLGERTKKVFTRLASASFGAFLCHVFFLELFFERLYDVDTGPILLVAQYLGFLIAMAAASYALSLTWGKLHLRRILG, from the coding sequence ATGACGAACGAGAGCGATTCATTGTTCGGTTCCCGCCGTATGGCTGCCCAAGCCCCCACAGCGTCTGCTCCGGTCCCGGATCTCGCCCGGAACGGGGACCTGACCCCGAACGGGCAGTCCTCGGTCTCCGACTCCGCGGATCAGGGTTCCACGACTGAGACGGCGTCGGTCCGCACCATGAGCGGCTCCTCCCCCGGCACGCGCCCCCGCAGAGCCCATCGGCATGATGTCGATGTCATGCGTGTCCTCGCCGGGCTGACTGTGATGGTCGGTCACTCCGGGGGTGTGCTCATCGGTTGCAGCGAGGAAGGCAGCGACGCCTGGTGGCTCGGTCACCTCGCCGAGGCGGTCAACCCCTGGGCCGTGCCCATGTTCTTCATGATCGCCGGCTGGGCCGTGCTCGCCGGTGCGCCGCCGCGCACTGAGGCGAAGATGTGGGATAGGATCATCCGCCACCTGGTTCCGCTGGCCGCGTGGTCGGTGATCTTCGTCCTGGGCTTCAATCTCTTCGACACCGATGAGGTGAATGTCCGCCATGACCTTGCGCGCAGCTTCCTCGAGGCGGGCCGCCCGGCCTTCCACCTCTGGTACCTCTATGCCTACATCCCCTTCATCCTCGTCTTCGGCACACTCGTCCTGTTCTGGAAGAACCAGCGCCCCTGGAAGCTTGCCGCCCTGGCTCTCCTGCTTGCGGGGTCGACGGTGTGGGCACCGTTTCTGCTCGGCCTCATCGGATCCGAGCAGGACGCGTGGAAGTGGGGATTCGCCACCTATCAGGTCGCGTACTTCGTCATCGGCGCCTTCATCATCCACCACGCCGAGGAGCTGCGCCCGCCGATCTGGTCGCTGTGCCTGCTCTTCGCCGCCTCGGCCCTCGGCGTCCTCTGGTGGGAATCGCAGAAGTCCTACCCCATCGAGAACGCGAATCCGCTCATCGTGGGGCTGGCGGTCAGCGTGATCCTCCTCGTCTCGCGCCTGCGCCTCGGCGAGCGGACGAAGAAGGTCTTCACACGTCTGGCCTCAGCATCGTTCGGGGCGTTCCTGTGCCATGTGTTCTTCCTCGAACTCTTCTTCGAACGCCTCTACGACGTCGACACAGGACCGATCCTCCTGGTCGCCCAGTACCTCGGATTCCTCATCGCCATGGCCGCCGCATCCTATGCGCTCAGCCTGACGTGGGGGAAGCTGCATCTGCGCCGAATCCTCGGCTGA
- a CDS encoding PHP domain-containing protein, with translation MVIDLHVHTAFSDGTQTPSELISEASMEGIDVVGLTDHDTTAGWTLAEDAARVYGLGLVRGMEISCRYEGISVHLLSYLHDPYDTGLAEVVQETRRARLHRTHLIIDRLAEDYPIDMDAVLSVSGEDATIGRPHIADALVAAGVVENRTEAFSSILSSRGKYHVALPTIDPITAIGLIREAGGVSVFAHPRAAMRGRVVPDTAMTEFIAAGLDGLEVDHRDNPPQERESMRRLAHEHDLIITGSSDYHGTGKPNRLGEHTTSDHMLAKLLDRASSRPGGVGYIQG, from the coding sequence ATGGTCATCGATCTCCATGTGCACACGGCATTCTCGGACGGGACCCAGACCCCATCCGAACTCATCTCCGAAGCCTCGATGGAGGGCATCGACGTCGTCGGCCTCACCGATCACGACACCACCGCAGGGTGGACGCTGGCCGAGGATGCCGCCCGCGTCTACGGGCTCGGGCTGGTCCGGGGAATGGAGATCTCCTGTCGCTACGAAGGCATCAGCGTGCATCTGCTGTCGTACCTTCACGACCCCTACGACACGGGACTGGCCGAGGTGGTGCAGGAGACGAGACGAGCACGCCTGCACCGCACGCATCTCATCATCGACCGTCTCGCCGAGGACTATCCCATCGACATGGATGCGGTCCTGTCGGTGTCCGGTGAGGACGCGACGATCGGGCGACCGCACATCGCCGATGCCCTCGTCGCCGCCGGTGTCGTGGAGAATCGCACCGAAGCGTTCTCCTCGATCCTCTCCAGCCGCGGAAAATATCATGTGGCGCTGCCGACGATCGATCCGATCACTGCGATCGGCCTCATCCGCGAAGCGGGAGGGGTTTCGGTCTTCGCCCATCCTCGTGCCGCCATGCGGGGCAGAGTCGTACCTGATACCGCGATGACCGAGTTCATCGCGGCCGGCCTCGACGGTCTCGAAGTCGATCACCGGGACAATCCGCCGCAGGAACGCGAGTCGATGCGTCGGCTCGCCCACGAGCACGACCTCATCATCACCGGATCGAGCGACTACCACGGCACGGGCAAACCCAACCGCCTCGGCGAGCACACCACGTCCGACCACATGCTCGCCAAACTCCTCGACCGAGCCTCCTCCCGTCCGGGCGGCGTCGGCTACATCCAGGGCTGA
- a CDS encoding DEAD/DEAH box helicase, with protein MAETEADFADLGVAGPIVASLAAAGITHPFPIQALTLPVALSGADIIGQAKTGTGKTLGFGIPLLQRVVGKTEDSSVTTDPEATPDSLGDAKEQRLPQALVVVPTRELAKQVAADLVTASVQRDIDIMTIYGGMDFDPQINRLKAGVDVVVGTPGRLLDLYGRKILKLHRVRTVVLDEADEMLDLGFLPDVEKIINAVPAHRQTMLFSATMPGAVITLARRYMSQPTHIRAQDHEDLSLTGKNTTQYIYRAHSMDKSELVARMLQAEGRGRTIIFTRTKRTADKLAAELGDRGFDVKALHGDLGQSQREKALKSFRDGKVDVLVATDVAARGIDIDDVTHVVNYQCPEDEKTYVHRIGRTGRAGHTGIAVTLVDWDDMPRWRLINKALGLDFDEPAETYSTSPHFFADLGIPKGTKGRLPRQHPEGDEETSGEKKSRGSDRRGGSSDRSSADAGEENRKPRRQRNRRRTRGGKPVNRGQTGQGGQSGHQASDAGEN; from the coding sequence ATGGCGGAGACAGAAGCGGATTTCGCGGACCTGGGAGTCGCCGGACCGATCGTGGCCTCGCTGGCCGCAGCAGGGATCACCCATCCCTTCCCGATTCAGGCGCTGACGCTGCCCGTGGCGCTGTCGGGAGCCGACATCATCGGACAGGCCAAGACGGGCACCGGAAAGACCCTGGGCTTCGGCATCCCCCTGCTCCAGCGCGTCGTCGGCAAGACCGAGGACTCCTCGGTGACCACCGACCCCGAGGCGACTCCCGACAGCCTGGGTGACGCCAAGGAGCAGCGCCTGCCGCAGGCTCTCGTCGTGGTGCCCACCCGAGAACTGGCGAAGCAGGTCGCCGCCGACCTTGTGACCGCCTCGGTGCAGCGCGATATCGACATCATGACGATCTACGGCGGCATGGACTTCGATCCGCAGATCAACCGGCTCAAGGCCGGTGTCGATGTCGTCGTCGGCACTCCCGGACGGCTTCTCGACCTCTATGGGCGCAAGATCCTCAAGCTCCACCGGGTCCGCACCGTCGTCCTGGACGAAGCCGATGAGATGCTCGACCTCGGCTTCCTGCCCGATGTCGAGAAGATCATCAACGCTGTGCCCGCACACCGTCAGACCATGCTGTTCTCGGCAACCATGCCCGGCGCGGTCATCACCCTGGCCCGCCGCTACATGAGCCAGCCCACGCACATCCGCGCCCAGGACCATGAGGACCTGTCACTGACGGGCAAGAACACCACTCAGTACATCTACCGGGCGCACTCGATGGACAAGTCGGAACTCGTCGCCCGCATGCTTCAGGCCGAGGGCCGGGGCCGCACCATCATCTTCACCCGCACCAAACGCACCGCCGACAAGCTCGCCGCCGAACTCGGCGATCGCGGATTCGACGTCAAGGCGCTGCACGGCGACCTCGGTCAGTCACAGCGTGAGAAGGCACTGAAGTCCTTCCGCGACGGAAAGGTCGACGTACTCGTCGCCACCGATGTCGCCGCCCGCGGAATCGACATCGACGATGTCACACACGTCGTCAACTACCAGTGCCCCGAGGACGAGAAGACCTACGTCCACCGGATCGGCCGCACCGGCCGCGCCGGGCACACCGGCATCGCCGTGACCCTTGTGGACTGGGACGACATGCCCCGCTGGCGACTCATCAACAAGGCTCTCGGCCTCGACTTCGACGAACCGGCCGAAACGTATTCGACCTCCCCGCACTTCTTCGCCGACCTCGGCATCCCGAAGGGCACGAAGGGCCGTCTGCCCCGCCAGCACCCCGAAGGCGACGAAGAGACGAGCGGAGAGAAGAAGAGCCGCGGATCAGATCGCCGAGGCGGCTCCTCCGACCGTTCGTCCGCCGACGCCGGCGAGGAGAACCGCAAACCGCGCCGCCAGCGCAATCGTCGCCGCACCCGCGGCGGAAAGCCGGTCAACCGCGGTCAGACCGGCCAGGGCGGACAGAGCGGACACCAGGCCTCCGACGCCGGCGAGAACTGA
- a CDS encoding calcineurin-like phosphoesterase family protein has product MQTRRFRSRTTVAGLGACAALALFAPLLSPTAALAANAPAELYEGHVQVDRGKADDPETLKGQVFDDVNENSKLDGDEKGVAGVAVSNGVDVVQTDGEGRYELPVRDNMTVSVTQPAGWQVPVDEDKVAQFSYNHLPEGSGDLKYGGIKPTGDTPKAVNFPMVESKASADSKQNCPIASDTQAYDKTEMGYARDGAVGDLADRSDYGACGVLLLGDNVGDDLSLNDELRDVYSQMNGPVRVAPGNHDQDYDAVDDDHALDTFRDQFGPSYFSYDVGKTHFVVLDSIEYEGKANAKKYKENITDEQLTWLENDLKNVPKNAQVVIATHAPILTHKQVVVDNAKDFYDVIADYPNAVTIGGHTHTQENLVAGETRKEWADAGIEKLPNTQIVAGAVSGDWYSGGLNADGLPYSFTQDASEPGVLTLEFDGASRSERYTVRNESDDHQLLLGVNSPEWRDWAQKAQDWQDADKKGTEPKAVSERVVTRDDLKQGETWLTSSFLAGTSDARVEVSFDGKAPKQSEHTQPGKGEALAKGWEYTDPYTASQNLRTSGNVGQSSSHLWRTEIPSNLDLGTHTAEVTGTDRYGRDFTETVRFTVVEDESAAQSESQKLLRQDGFDTQQKKEIREPKGLDSDEAQSARND; this is encoded by the coding sequence ATGCAGACACGACGATTCCGATCCCGCACCACCGTCGCAGGCCTCGGTGCCTGCGCCGCACTCGCGCTCTTTGCTCCGCTGCTCTCGCCCACAGCGGCGTTGGCGGCGAATGCGCCCGCCGAGCTCTACGAAGGCCACGTCCAGGTCGATCGCGGCAAGGCCGATGACCCGGAGACGCTCAAGGGCCAGGTCTTCGACGACGTCAACGAGAACTCGAAGCTCGACGGCGACGAGAAGGGTGTGGCCGGAGTCGCCGTGTCCAACGGGGTCGACGTCGTCCAGACCGACGGCGAGGGCCGTTATGAGCTGCCGGTCCGGGACAATATGACCGTTTCCGTCACCCAGCCGGCCGGCTGGCAGGTGCCCGTCGATGAGGACAAGGTCGCGCAGTTCAGCTACAACCACCTGCCGGAAGGCTCCGGGGACCTCAAATACGGCGGCATCAAACCCACAGGGGACACCCCGAAGGCCGTGAACTTCCCGATGGTCGAGTCGAAGGCTTCGGCGGATTCGAAGCAGAACTGCCCGATCGCCTCCGATACGCAGGCCTATGACAAGACCGAGATGGGCTACGCCCGCGACGGTGCCGTGGGCGACCTCGCCGACCGCAGCGACTACGGTGCCTGCGGTGTGCTGCTGCTGGGAGACAACGTCGGTGACGATCTCAGCCTCAACGACGAACTGCGCGACGTCTACTCGCAGATGAACGGCCCCGTTCGCGTTGCCCCGGGCAATCACGACCAGGACTACGACGCCGTCGACGACGATCACGCCCTCGACACGTTCCGTGACCAGTTCGGCCCGTCGTACTTCTCCTACGATGTGGGCAAGACCCACTTCGTCGTCCTCGACAGCATCGAATACGAGGGCAAGGCGAATGCGAAGAAGTACAAGGAGAACATCACCGACGAGCAGCTGACCTGGCTGGAGAACGACCTGAAGAACGTGCCGAAGAACGCCCAGGTCGTCATCGCCACGCACGCACCGATCCTCACGCACAAACAGGTCGTCGTCGACAATGCGAAGGACTTCTACGACGTTATCGCCGACTACCCGAATGCCGTGACCATCGGCGGCCACACGCATACGCAGGAGAACCTCGTGGCCGGGGAGACCCGCAAGGAATGGGCCGATGCCGGAATCGAGAAGCTGCCGAACACGCAGATCGTCGCGGGCGCCGTCTCCGGTGACTGGTACTCGGGCGGGCTCAACGCCGACGGACTGCCGTACTCGTTCACGCAGGACGCGTCGGAGCCGGGTGTGCTCACCCTCGAATTCGACGGAGCCTCGCGCAGCGAACGCTACACAGTGCGCAATGAGTCCGACGATCATCAGCTGCTGCTCGGTGTGAACTCTCCGGAGTGGCGCGACTGGGCGCAGAAGGCCCAGGACTGGCAGGATGCGGACAAGAAGGGCACTGAGCCGAAGGCCGTGTCCGAACGTGTCGTCACCCGCGATGATCTCAAGCAGGGCGAGACGTGGCTGACCTCGAGCTTCCTGGCCGGAACTTCCGACGCCCGGGTCGAAGTCAGCTTCGACGGCAAGGCCCCGAAGCAGTCCGAGCACACGCAGCCGGGCAAGGGCGAAGCACTGGCGAAGGGCTGGGAGTACACCGACCCGTACACCGCCTCGCAGAACCTGCGCACCTCCGGAAATGTCGGACAGTCGAGCTCCCACCTGTGGCGGACGGAGATCCCGTCGAACCTCGACCTGGGAACTCACACCGCCGAGGTGACCGGAACCGACCGCTACGGCCGTGACTTCACCGAAACGGTCCGGTTCACCGTGGTCGAGGACGAGTCCGCGGCGCAGTCCGAATCGCAGAAGCTGCTGCGTCAGGACGGCTTCGACACTCAGCAGAAGAAGGAGATCAGGGAGCCGAAGGGCCTTGACTCCGACGAGGCTCAGTCGGCTCGCAACGACTGA